A single window of Usitatibacter rugosus DNA harbors:
- a CDS encoding phosphate ABC transporter substrate-binding protein: MRGAGLMRRSHFMHRLGSAIAALALCLCGSASAEVVAVVSAKAPLAPLSRNQVVDIFLGKASRYPDGTLAVPIDLAEGSTARDEFYSHLAGKSPAQVTAHWSRMIFTGRGQPPREVATGAELKRRLAATPGAIGYLDRSELDATVQVVAMRELPLGAK; this comes from the coding sequence ATGCGCGGCGCCGGTCTCATGCGCCGCTCGCACTTCATGCACCGCCTCGGATCCGCGATCGCGGCCCTCGCCCTGTGCCTTTGCGGAAGCGCGTCCGCCGAGGTCGTTGCCGTGGTTTCCGCAAAGGCCCCGCTGGCGCCGTTGAGCAGGAACCAGGTCGTGGACATCTTCCTCGGCAAGGCCAGCCGCTATCCCGACGGGACCCTGGCCGTGCCGATCGACCTCGCGGAAGGCTCGACCGCCCGCGACGAGTTCTACTCGCACCTCGCCGGCAAGTCCCCGGCGCAGGTCACCGCGCATTGGTCGCGGATGATCTTCACCGGCCGTGGGCAGCCGCCGCGCGAGGTCGCGACCGGCGCGGAGTTGAAGCGCCGCCTCGCCGCGACGCCGGGGGCCATCGGCTACCTAGATCGCAGCGAGCTCGATGCCACCGTGCAAGTCGTGGCGATGCGGGAGCTTCCCCTGGGCGCGAAGTAG
- a CDS encoding 2OG-Fe dioxygenase family protein, with protein MARDLREQVRDDGFAFVPGTDLRALLPLAPSDWEAFAASWADLDLDTHLPDGHRYRRRRHATLSARAGDTAARREPHQPHYQGLEYNKLVGGIERWFEPIHQHILEGPTFRGVLSFCLDFFGALRPDTAWHIECHQFRIEARADAEGLPTPEGIHRDGVDYVLVMLVGRANIASGTTTVHLPDGTTLGSFTLAAPFDSALVDDNRVMHGVTAVHPEDPARAAFRDVLVVTLRATR; from the coding sequence GTGGCGCGAGACCTCCGCGAACAGGTGCGCGATGACGGATTCGCGTTCGTTCCCGGTACCGATTTGCGCGCGCTCCTGCCGCTCGCCCCTTCGGACTGGGAGGCGTTCGCCGCGAGTTGGGCTGACCTCGATCTCGATACGCACCTTCCGGACGGCCACCGGTATCGCCGGCGGCGTCATGCGACGCTCTCGGCACGGGCAGGGGACACGGCCGCGCGGCGCGAGCCGCACCAGCCGCATTACCAGGGACTCGAGTACAACAAGCTGGTCGGCGGGATCGAGCGCTGGTTCGAGCCGATCCACCAACACATCCTCGAAGGTCCGACTTTCCGGGGCGTGTTGTCGTTCTGCCTCGATTTCTTCGGCGCGCTGCGGCCGGATACGGCGTGGCACATCGAGTGCCACCAGTTCCGCATCGAGGCGAGGGCGGATGCCGAGGGGCTTCCGACGCCCGAAGGCATCCATCGCGACGGCGTGGACTACGTGCTGGTGATGCTCGTGGGCCGCGCGAATATCGCGAGCGGCACCACGACGGTCCACCTGCCGGACGGCACGACGCTCGGCAGCTTCACGCTCGCCGCGCCGTTCGACTCCGCGCTCGTGGACGACAACCGCGTGATGCATGGTGTCACCGCGGTGCATCCGGAGGATCCGGCGCGCGCTGCGTTTCGCGACGTGCTGGTCGTCACGCTCCGCGCCACGAGATAG
- the can gene encoding carbonate dehydratase, giving the protein MPKLTRLFDNNRAWSERIHREDPGFFRRLSEQQRPRYLWIGCADSRVPANEIVDLAPGELFVHRNIANVVVHSDLNCLSVMQFAVDILKIEHIIVVGHYGCSGVAAAIQNLRVGLADNWLRHLQDVIAKHEARLARVRDQPLAQRIDLLCELNVIEQVANVCQTTIVRDAWERQQPLSVHGWVYGLKDGLVRDMGTTISSPEEMTQAYQEALIALY; this is encoded by the coding sequence ATGCCGAAGCTCACGAGGCTGTTCGACAACAACCGCGCCTGGTCGGAGCGGATCCATCGCGAGGACCCCGGCTTCTTCCGTCGCCTGTCCGAGCAGCAACGCCCGCGCTACCTCTGGATCGGGTGCGCCGACAGCCGCGTTCCCGCCAATGAGATCGTGGACCTCGCCCCCGGCGAGCTCTTCGTCCATCGCAACATCGCCAACGTCGTCGTCCACAGCGACCTCAACTGCCTGTCGGTGATGCAGTTCGCTGTCGATATCCTGAAGATCGAGCACATCATCGTCGTCGGCCACTATGGCTGCAGCGGTGTCGCGGCGGCGATCCAGAACCTGCGCGTGGGCCTGGCCGACAACTGGCTTCGCCACCTGCAGGACGTGATCGCCAAGCACGAGGCACGGCTCGCACGAGTGCGCGACCAGCCTCTCGCCCAACGCATCGACCTGCTCTGCGAGCTGAACGTGATCGAGCAGGTGGCCAACGTCTGCCAGACGACGATCGTGCGCGATGCGTGGGAACGGCAACAGCCGCTTTCAGTGCACGGATGGGTCTACGGACTTAAAGACGGCCTCGTGCGCGACATGGGGACCACCATCTCGTCGCCCGAGGAAATGACGCAGGCCTACCAGGAAGCGCTCATCGCGCTCTACTAG
- a CDS encoding porin family protein — MKNLHRIGILAAALAASPAFAQVAPHWYAGVGAGIGNLNASGSDLTNLSNANIDDSDKTYTVRLGYRFHPNFAVEAGYYDFGKYTFSGNTTGPGNTDVSGSFKAKSYGLSFVALAPLSDQFDIYGRVGYARSELKPNANTDNFTASREDKQNELTYGVGARWMFAKSFGVFGEWVKNDKIEIDSYMVGVDFRF; from the coding sequence ATGAAGAACCTGCATCGCATCGGCATCCTCGCCGCTGCGTTGGCTGCCAGTCCTGCGTTCGCGCAAGTCGCGCCGCACTGGTATGCCGGCGTCGGCGCGGGCATCGGCAACCTCAACGCATCGGGGTCCGATCTCACCAACCTCAGCAACGCCAACATCGACGACAGCGACAAGACGTATACCGTCCGCCTGGGCTATCGATTCCATCCGAACTTCGCCGTCGAGGCGGGCTACTACGACTTCGGCAAGTACACGTTCAGCGGCAACACCACCGGACCGGGCAACACCGACGTCTCCGGCTCGTTCAAGGCGAAGTCGTACGGGCTCTCGTTCGTCGCCCTGGCGCCGCTGTCGGACCAGTTCGACATCTACGGCCGCGTGGGCTATGCGCGCTCGGAGCTCAAGCCGAACGCGAACACCGACAACTTCACCGCGAGCCGCGAGGACAAGCAGAACGAGCTCACGTATGGCGTCGGCGCGCGCTGGATGTTCGCCAAGTCCTTCGGCGTGTTCGGCGAGTGGGTGAAGAACGACAAGATCGAGATCGACAGCTACATGGTCGGCGTGGACTTCCGCTTCTAG
- a CDS encoding beta/gamma crystallin-related protein — protein MNKQIAWMLGAAGIAASLHAAAQVTFYENEGFRGRMFTANGPMANFERSGGNDRASSVVVDRGNWDVCVDAGYQGKCTTLRPGSYDSLERMGLNDRISSVRPSNGKVRYDYNPEPLAAPNYEYRRRPNERLYEAPVTNVRAVVGQANQRCWVEREQVRESPNVGGAVVGAILGGVLGHQIGSGRGNTAATVGGAVAGGAVGSQAGRGTTDRDVQRCENVSNTNPDYWDVTYNFRNQEHRAQMSTPPGRTVTVNERGEPRG, from the coding sequence ATGAACAAGCAGATCGCATGGATGCTGGGCGCAGCCGGGATCGCCGCGTCGCTGCACGCGGCGGCGCAGGTGACTTTCTACGAGAACGAGGGCTTCCGCGGACGCATGTTCACGGCGAACGGCCCGATGGCCAACTTCGAGCGCTCGGGCGGCAACGACCGCGCCTCGTCGGTCGTCGTGGACCGCGGCAACTGGGATGTCTGCGTCGACGCGGGCTACCAGGGCAAGTGCACGACGCTTCGCCCGGGCAGCTACGACTCGCTCGAGCGCATGGGCCTGAACGACCGCATCTCCTCGGTTCGTCCCAGCAACGGCAAGGTGCGCTACGACTACAATCCGGAGCCGCTGGCCGCTCCGAACTACGAATATCGCCGCCGCCCGAACGAGCGCCTCTATGAAGCGCCCGTGACGAACGTGCGCGCCGTGGTCGGCCAGGCCAACCAGCGTTGCTGGGTCGAGCGCGAGCAGGTCCGCGAAAGCCCGAACGTGGGTGGCGCCGTCGTCGGCGCGATCCTCGGCGGCGTGCTGGGCCACCAGATCGGCAGCGGCCGCGGCAACACGGCGGCAACGGTCGGCGGCGCGGTCGCCGGCGGCGCCGTCGGCTCGCAGGCTGGCCGCGGCACCACCGATCGCGACGTCCAGCGTTGCGAGAACGTGTCGAACACCAATCCCGACTATTGGGATGTCACCTACAACTTCCGCAACCAGGAGCACCGTGCCCAGATGAGCACGCCCCCGGGCCGGACGGTGACGGTGAACGAGCGCGGCGAGCCGCGCGGCTAA
- a CDS encoding aldo/keto reductase encodes MSFGAWAIGGTWGPVDDAESMAALHRALDLGVNFFDTADVYGDGHSERLIGRLRRERSEPFYVATKMGRRLSPHAAEGFTRESLTAFAERSLVNLGFEALDLVQLHCPPTQVYYMPEVFGVLDDLVRAGKVRHYGVSVEKVEEGLKAIEYPGVQSVQVIYNMLRQRPAERLLPEAQRRGVGILARLPLSSGLLTGKLTAQSTFAQDDHRHFNREGAGFDRGETFSGIDYAAGLEAVEALKPLVPAGMSLAQMAIAWISMNPAVTCSIPGCKRVAQVDENLAAADLPPLSDAAMKAVAEVYERHAKPLVHPRW; translated from the coding sequence GTGAGCTTCGGCGCATGGGCGATCGGCGGCACGTGGGGCCCGGTGGACGATGCGGAGTCGATGGCGGCGCTGCACCGTGCGCTCGATCTCGGCGTCAACTTCTTCGATACGGCGGATGTGTACGGCGACGGCCACAGCGAGCGCCTGATCGGCCGCCTTCGCCGCGAGCGCAGCGAACCTTTCTACGTCGCGACCAAGATGGGCCGGCGCCTGTCGCCGCATGCCGCCGAGGGGTTCACGCGCGAGAGCCTCACCGCCTTTGCCGAGCGCAGCCTCGTGAACCTGGGCTTCGAGGCGCTCGATCTCGTGCAGCTTCATTGCCCGCCGACGCAGGTCTACTACATGCCGGAAGTCTTCGGCGTGCTGGACGATCTCGTCCGCGCCGGCAAAGTCCGCCACTACGGCGTCAGCGTCGAGAAGGTGGAGGAGGGCCTGAAGGCGATCGAGTATCCCGGCGTGCAGTCGGTGCAGGTCATCTACAACATGCTGCGACAACGTCCCGCCGAGCGCCTGCTGCCCGAGGCGCAACGCCGCGGCGTCGGCATCCTCGCGCGCCTGCCGCTCTCTTCGGGCCTGCTCACGGGCAAGCTCACGGCGCAGAGCACCTTCGCCCAGGACGATCACCGCCACTTCAACCGCGAGGGGGCGGGCTTCGACCGCGGCGAGACCTTCTCGGGGATCGACTACGCGGCGGGACTGGAGGCGGTGGAAGCGCTCAAGCCCCTCGTTCCCGCGGGCATGAGCCTCGCGCAGATGGCCATCGCCTGGATCTCCATGAACCCGGCCGTCACCTGCAGCATTCCGGGCTGCAAGCGCGTGGCCCAGGTCGACGAGAACCTCGCCGCCGCCGACCTCCCGCCGCTGTCCGACGCGGCGATGAAGGCCGTCGCCGAAGTCTACGAGCGCCACGCCAAGCCCCTCGTCCACCCGCGCTGGTAG
- a CDS encoding ATP-binding cassette domain-containing protein — protein sequence MSTALVEVQGLTKHFGGLTAVDRVDCSLQEGEVVGLLGHNGAGKSTLIKILAGVYPADEGRIVVRGTEQRFETPLEARLAGIETIHQTLALAENLDAPANVFLGRELLTPWHTLDTDRMEHEALKVISRLNPNFRDMKKPVRAMSGGQRQTVAIARALYFNARILIMDEPCAALGPAETQMVLDTIRRLKAEGIGIFLICHDMADVFAVCDRVTVMKNGAVVDTTRVADVTEQDVLAMIILGEKRGHGSVEGRESVGTADPRR from the coding sequence ATGAGCACCGCGCTGGTCGAGGTCCAGGGGCTCACCAAGCATTTCGGCGGCCTCACGGCCGTCGACCGTGTCGACTGCTCGCTGCAGGAAGGCGAGGTCGTGGGCCTGCTGGGCCACAACGGCGCGGGCAAGAGCACGCTGATCAAGATCCTCGCGGGCGTGTATCCCGCCGACGAAGGGCGCATCGTGGTGCGGGGAACCGAGCAGCGCTTCGAGACGCCGCTGGAAGCGCGCCTCGCGGGCATCGAGACCATCCACCAGACGCTCGCCCTCGCCGAGAACCTCGACGCGCCGGCGAACGTCTTCCTCGGCCGCGAGCTGCTCACGCCCTGGCACACGCTCGACACGGACCGCATGGAGCACGAGGCGCTGAAGGTCATCTCGCGCCTGAACCCGAACTTCCGCGACATGAAGAAGCCGGTGCGCGCGATGTCCGGCGGCCAGCGCCAGACGGTGGCGATCGCACGCGCGCTCTACTTCAATGCGCGCATCCTGATCATGGACGAGCCGTGCGCCGCGCTCGGGCCTGCCGAGACGCAGATGGTGCTGGATACGATCCGCCGGTTGAAGGCCGAGGGCATCGGCATCTTCCTCATCTGCCATGACATGGCCGACGTCTTCGCCGTCTGCGACCGCGTGACGGTGATGAAGAACGGGGCGGTGGTCGACACCACTCGCGTGGCCGACGTCACGGAGCAGGACGTGCTCGCGATGATCATCCTCGGGGAGAAACGTGGACATGGGAGTGTCGAAGGTCGGGAGTCTGTTGGAACCGCCGATCCCCGCCGATAA
- a CDS encoding sugar ABC transporter permease: MQVTRFTALVMALSVIWIALAIATDGIFLTPRNLYNLSIQTCVTAIMACGMVYIIVARQIDLSVGSQMAFTGMLIAFVQVEWLGAETPFAWLLSIGVGVLGGMALGAFQGYWTAFRGVPAFVVTLAGYLMFRGAAFLVADGQTLAPLSMTYQRLGGGVHGSIGPWWSWLLGLVACAWVVAQVVYARRSRSRYNASMAPLWADALKAFISCAAVIAFVLVMNAYPDPGSGDGEATTGKGIGVPVLILVGVAVVLTLVSTRTRFGRYVFAYGGNPEAALLSGLPTKRVLLYLFILMGALAAISAVITTSRLNSGTHSIGQMAELYVIAAAVIGGTSFAGGVGTIPGAIVGALLIQSLDNGMVLMDVSSAKRQIAIGLVLIGAVWVDGIYQRRQAR; this comes from the coding sequence ATGCAAGTAACACGCTTCACGGCGCTGGTGATGGCGCTGTCGGTGATCTGGATCGCGCTCGCGATCGCGACCGACGGCATCTTCCTCACGCCGCGCAACCTCTACAACCTGTCGATCCAGACGTGCGTCACGGCGATCATGGCGTGCGGGATGGTCTACATCATCGTCGCACGCCAGATCGATCTCTCGGTGGGCTCGCAGATGGCGTTCACCGGGATGCTGATCGCTTTCGTGCAGGTGGAGTGGCTGGGCGCGGAGACACCGTTCGCATGGCTGCTGTCGATCGGCGTTGGCGTGCTGGGCGGGATGGCCCTGGGTGCGTTCCAGGGATATTGGACGGCTTTCAGGGGCGTGCCGGCGTTCGTCGTGACGCTGGCGGGCTACCTCATGTTTCGCGGCGCGGCGTTTCTTGTGGCCGATGGACAGACGCTTGCGCCTCTTTCTATGACGTACCAAAGGCTCGGAGGCGGGGTCCACGGATCCATCGGGCCGTGGTGGAGCTGGTTGCTGGGGCTTGTCGCCTGCGCATGGGTCGTGGCGCAGGTGGTCTATGCGCGGCGCTCGCGCTCGCGCTACAACGCATCGATGGCACCTCTGTGGGCCGATGCGCTGAAGGCCTTCATCTCGTGCGCCGCGGTGATCGCCTTCGTGCTGGTGATGAACGCCTATCCCGATCCGGGCAGCGGCGACGGCGAGGCGACGACCGGGAAGGGCATCGGCGTGCCGGTGTTGATCCTCGTCGGCGTGGCAGTGGTCCTCACGCTCGTCTCCACGCGCACGCGCTTCGGGCGTTACGTGTTTGCCTATGGCGGCAACCCGGAAGCCGCACTTCTTTCGGGGCTCCCGACCAAGCGCGTGCTGCTCTATCTCTTCATCCTGATGGGCGCGCTCGCGGCGATCAGCGCCGTGATCACCACGTCGCGCCTCAACTCGGGGACGCACTCCATCGGGCAGATGGCCGAGCTCTATGTGATCGCCGCGGCCGTGATCGGCGGCACGTCGTTCGCGGGCGGGGTGGGGACGATCCCCGGCGCCATCGTCGGCGCGCTGCTGATCCAGAGCCTCGACAACGGCATGGTGCTGATGGATGTCTCGAGCGCCAAGCGCCAGATCGCGATTGGCCTCGTCTTGATCGGCGCCGTGTGGGTGGATGGCATCTACCAGCGAAGGCAGGCGCGATGA
- the xylF gene encoding D-xylose ABC transporter substrate-binding protein, with translation MVRSNLGAALALAACFLGAAPAVHAKGELVGVSWSNFQEERWKKDETAIKAALEAAGARYIAADAQGSNEKQLADVEALIAKGAKALIILAQDASAILPAVAKAKEAKVPVVAYDRLIQDPSVLYLTFDNTEVGRMQARAVLAVKPRGNYVFIKGSPTDPNADMLNAGQREVLADAIYKKDVKIVGEQYTEGWAPEVAQKNMEQILTKNANKVDAVVASNDGTAGAAIAALRAQNLVGVPVSGQDADVAALNRVARGEQTVTVWKDARELGRVAGAYAAQIAAGGKRSDIKDVRLWSPGNRKASVPAVFLKPVAITRDNLNVVIEAGWVTKAQVCAGVEAAKAPPACK, from the coding sequence ATGGTGCGAAGCAACCTCGGGGCCGCGCTCGCGCTGGCTGCCTGTTTCCTGGGTGCGGCCCCCGCCGTGCATGCGAAGGGCGAATTGGTCGGCGTCTCCTGGTCGAATTTCCAGGAGGAACGCTGGAAGAAGGACGAGACCGCCATCAAGGCCGCGCTCGAGGCCGCGGGGGCGCGATACATCGCCGCCGACGCGCAGGGCTCGAACGAGAAGCAGCTGGCCGACGTGGAGGCGCTGATCGCCAAGGGTGCGAAGGCGTTGATCATCCTCGCCCAGGACGCGAGCGCGATCCTGCCCGCGGTGGCGAAAGCGAAGGAGGCGAAAGTCCCCGTCGTCGCCTATGACCGCCTGATCCAGGACCCGAGCGTGCTCTATCTCACGTTCGACAACACGGAAGTCGGTCGCATGCAGGCGCGTGCCGTGCTCGCGGTAAAGCCGCGCGGCAACTACGTGTTCATCAAGGGCTCGCCCACCGATCCCAACGCCGACATGCTCAACGCCGGGCAGCGCGAGGTGCTGGCCGATGCGATCTACAAGAAGGACGTGAAGATCGTCGGCGAGCAGTACACCGAAGGCTGGGCGCCGGAGGTGGCGCAGAAGAACATGGAGCAGATCCTCACGAAGAACGCCAACAAGGTGGATGCGGTCGTCGCTTCCAATGACGGCACGGCCGGAGCCGCGATCGCGGCGCTGCGGGCGCAGAACCTCGTGGGCGTGCCGGTCTCCGGGCAGGACGCCGACGTGGCCGCGCTGAATCGCGTGGCGCGCGGGGAGCAGACCGTGACGGTGTGGAAGGACGCGCGCGAGCTCGGCCGGGTGGCCGGAGCCTACGCGGCGCAGATCGCCGCGGGCGGCAAGCGCTCGGACATCAAGGACGTGCGCCTCTGGAGCCCGGGCAACCGCAAGGCCTCGGTGCCGGCGGTGTTCCTGAAGCCGGTCGCGATCACGCGCGATAACCTGAACGTCGTCATCGAGGCCGGCTGGGTGACCAAGGCGCAGGTGTGCGCGGGCGTCGAAGCGGCGAAGGCGCCTCCTGCATGCAAGTAA
- the xylA gene encoding xylose isomerase, translating into MKKSQSFFTQDKPASFRYYKPDRKVLGKKMADHLRFAVCYWHSFVWPGLDPFGGDTFQRPWHAAGGDGMKQAEHKADIAFELFRLTQAPYFTFHDRDIAPEGATLRESNRNVRKIGEVFEKKMRKSGMKLLWGTANLFSHRRYMSGAATNPDPEVFAYAAAQVKNVLEMTHELKGENYVLWGGREGYETLLNTDVGRELDQLGKFLNLVVEHKHKIGFKGLILIEPKPAEPTKHQYDYDVATVYGFLRRYGLEKEVKVNIEQNHALLAGHTFEHEIALAYALGIFGSIDMNRGDEQSGWDTDQFPNNLPQMALAMYHIIKGGGFTSGGLNFDAKVRRQSIDPDDLVIAHAEAMDLCARALLIAEKMIDDGKLGQAVDARYAGWKGKMGRDILAGKMSLAKLAAHVEKTDLEPQPRSGGQERLEGLVNRYI; encoded by the coding sequence ATGAAAAAATCGCAGAGCTTCTTCACGCAGGACAAGCCCGCCTCCTTCCGCTACTACAAGCCGGACCGCAAGGTCCTCGGGAAGAAGATGGCGGATCACCTCCGGTTCGCCGTCTGCTACTGGCACAGCTTCGTCTGGCCTGGGCTCGATCCCTTCGGCGGCGACACCTTCCAGCGCCCGTGGCACGCCGCGGGCGGCGACGGCATGAAGCAGGCCGAGCACAAGGCCGACATCGCCTTCGAGCTCTTCCGCCTGACGCAGGCGCCGTACTTCACCTTCCACGACCGCGACATCGCGCCCGAGGGGGCGACGCTGCGCGAATCGAACCGCAACGTGCGCAAGATCGGCGAGGTCTTCGAGAAGAAGATGCGCAAGTCCGGCATGAAGCTCCTGTGGGGCACGGCCAACCTCTTCAGCCACCGCCGCTACATGTCGGGCGCGGCGACCAATCCGGATCCGGAAGTCTTCGCCTACGCCGCCGCGCAGGTGAAGAACGTGCTCGAGATGACGCACGAGCTGAAGGGCGAGAACTACGTGCTGTGGGGCGGGCGCGAGGGCTACGAGACGCTGCTCAACACCGACGTCGGCCGGGAGCTGGACCAGCTCGGCAAGTTCCTGAACCTCGTGGTCGAGCACAAGCACAAGATCGGCTTCAAGGGCCTCATCCTCATCGAGCCGAAGCCCGCCGAGCCCACCAAGCACCAGTACGACTACGACGTGGCCACGGTCTACGGGTTCCTGCGCCGTTATGGGCTGGAGAAGGAGGTCAAGGTCAACATCGAGCAGAACCACGCGCTGCTGGCCGGCCACACCTTCGAGCACGAGATCGCGCTCGCGTATGCGCTGGGCATCTTCGGCTCGATCGACATGAACCGCGGCGACGAGCAGAGCGGCTGGGATACGGACCAGTTCCCGAACAATCTGCCGCAGATGGCGCTCGCCATGTACCACATCATCAAGGGTGGCGGCTTCACCAGCGGCGGGCTCAACTTCGACGCGAAGGTGCGCCGCCAATCGATCGATCCGGACGATCTCGTGATCGCGCACGCCGAGGCGATGGACCTCTGCGCCCGCGCGTTGCTGATCGCCGAGAAGATGATCGACGACGGCAAGCTCGGCCAGGCCGTGGACGCGCGCTACGCCGGGTGGAAGGGCAAGATGGGACGTGACATCCTCGCGGGCAAGATGTCGCTCGCGAAGCTCGCGGCCCACGTGGAGAAGACCGACCTCGAGCCGCAGCCCCGCTCGGGTGGACAGGAAAGACTCGAAGGACTCGTCAACCGCTACATTTGA
- the xylA gene encoding xylose isomerase, whose amino-acid sequence MKRPAPFFQQAQPVKYRWYKPDRKVLGKRMDEHMRFAVCYWHSFASIGADPFGVGTFERPWHAPGGDPMQQARHKADVAFELLRLLNAPYFTFHDLDIAPEGATLRETNLNVRRMGEVIEKKMRASGVKVLWGMANLTSNRRYFSGAATNPDPDVFAYAAGQVKGALELTHDLGGENFALWGGREGYETLLNTDMGRELDQLGRFLNLVVEHKHKLGFQGAILVEPKPAEPTKHQYDYDVATIYGFLQRYGLEREVKINVEQNHALLAGHTFEHEIALAQALGVFGSIDMNRGDELLGWDTVHFPTNLPHAVIAMYQIMKGGGFTTGGLNFDAKVRRQSIDPDDLVVAHADAVDLCARALLIAAKMIEEGELPKRVADRYAGWDGALGRGILGGRQSLAKLATHIEKNDLEPQPRSGHQERYEALVNRYI is encoded by the coding sequence ATGAAACGCCCCGCGCCCTTCTTCCAGCAGGCCCAACCGGTGAAGTACCGGTGGTACAAGCCCGATCGCAAGGTGCTCGGCAAGCGCATGGACGAGCACATGCGCTTCGCCGTCTGCTATTGGCACAGCTTCGCCTCGATCGGCGCCGATCCGTTCGGCGTCGGAACCTTCGAGCGTCCGTGGCACGCCCCCGGCGGCGATCCGATGCAGCAGGCGCGGCACAAGGCCGACGTCGCCTTCGAGCTGCTGCGGCTCTTGAACGCGCCGTACTTCACCTTCCACGACCTCGACATCGCGCCCGAGGGCGCCACGCTGCGCGAGACGAACCTCAACGTCCGGCGCATGGGCGAGGTGATCGAGAAGAAGATGCGCGCCTCGGGCGTGAAGGTGCTCTGGGGCATGGCGAACCTCACCTCGAATCGCCGCTACTTTTCCGGCGCGGCGACCAATCCCGATCCCGACGTCTTCGCATACGCCGCGGGGCAGGTGAAGGGCGCGCTCGAGCTCACGCACGACCTGGGCGGCGAGAACTTCGCGCTCTGGGGCGGGCGCGAGGGCTACGAGACGCTGCTCAACACCGACATGGGGCGGGAGCTGGACCAGCTCGGCAGGTTCCTCAACCTCGTGGTCGAGCACAAGCACAAGCTCGGCTTCCAGGGCGCGATCCTCGTGGAGCCCAAGCCCGCGGAGCCGACCAAGCACCAGTACGACTACGACGTCGCGACGATCTACGGCTTCCTGCAGCGCTACGGCCTCGAGCGCGAGGTGAAGATCAACGTCGAGCAGAACCACGCGCTGCTGGCCGGCCACACCTTCGAGCACGAGATCGCGCTCGCCCAGGCGCTCGGCGTCTTCGGTTCGATCGACATGAACCGCGGCGACGAGCTGCTGGGCTGGGACACGGTGCATTTCCCCACGAACCTGCCGCACGCCGTGATCGCGATGTACCAGATCATGAAGGGCGGCGGCTTCACCACCGGCGGCCTCAACTTCGACGCCAAGGTCCGGCGCCAGTCGATCGACCCGGACGACCTCGTGGTCGCCCACGCGGACGCGGTGGACCTGTGCGCCCGCGCCCTGCTGATCGCCGCGAAGATGATCGAGGAGGGCGAGCTCCCGAAGCGCGTGGCCGACCGCTATGCCGGATGGGACGGCGCGCTCGGCCGCGGCATCCTCGGCGGCCGCCAGTCGCTCGCCAAGCTCGCCACGCACATCGAAAAGAACGATCTCGAGCCGCAGCCCCGCTCGGGCCACCAGGAGCGCTACGAAGCCCTGGTCAACCGCTACATCTGA